In Mycobacterium sp. Aquia_216, a genomic segment contains:
- a CDS encoding aldo/keto reductase: MKQANLGDLRVGRIGLGAMGMSAAYAIGGFDDAESVRTVHRAIELGVTLIDTAEVYGPYVNEELLARALQGRRDRVVLATKFGLISHTGRDGLDSSPASIRVAVDGSLKRLATDHIDLYYQHRLDRGTPIEDTIGALAELVAAGKIRHIGLSEVGVNTIRRAHAVHPITAVQSEYSLWTRDPEDGILAVLRELGIGFVPYSPLGRGFLTGAIRTTTELPDDDYRKTNPRFLDENFRHNLNSADELREISADVGATPAQVALAWLLAKGPDIVPIPGTKKVVRLEENVGADSVELTREQLGRLDRLTPAVGGHHAEAQMGWIDR; encoded by the coding sequence ATGAAGCAGGCTAACCTCGGCGACCTGCGGGTCGGCCGGATCGGCTTGGGCGCGATGGGCATGTCCGCCGCCTACGCCATTGGTGGCTTTGACGATGCAGAGTCCGTCCGCACGGTTCATCGCGCGATCGAGCTCGGCGTCACGTTGATCGACACCGCCGAGGTCTACGGCCCCTACGTCAACGAGGAGTTGCTGGCCCGAGCGCTGCAGGGCCGGCGAGACCGCGTGGTGCTGGCTACCAAATTCGGCTTGATCTCGCATACCGGACGCGACGGCCTCGACAGCAGCCCCGCCAGCATCCGTGTCGCGGTCGACGGATCGCTGAAAAGGCTGGCGACCGATCACATTGACCTCTACTACCAACATCGTCTCGATCGCGGCACCCCGATCGAGGACACCATCGGAGCGCTCGCCGAACTGGTCGCCGCCGGCAAGATTCGGCACATCGGTCTTTCCGAAGTCGGCGTGAACACCATCCGCCGCGCGCATGCTGTACATCCCATTACCGCCGTGCAATCGGAATACTCGCTATGGACCCGCGACCCCGAAGACGGGATATTGGCGGTACTGCGCGAACTGGGAATCGGATTTGTCCCGTACTCGCCGCTTGGCCGTGGCTTCCTCACGGGCGCAATCCGAACCACCACGGAGCTTCCCGACGACGACTACCGCAAGACCAATCCGCGCTTCCTCGACGAGAACTTCCGACACAACCTCAACAGCGCGGACGAGCTGCGCGAAATCAGTGCTGACGTCGGTGCGACCCCCGCTCAGGTCGCATTGGCCTGGCTGTTGGCCAAGGGACCTGACATCGTGCCTATTCCGGGCACGAAAAAGGTTGTGCGCCTTGAGGAAAACGTTGGCGCCGACAGTGTCGAACTCACCCGTGAGCAACTGGGCAGGCTCGATCGACTCACTCCGGCCGTAGGCGGCCATCACGCCGAAGCGCAAATGGGATGGATCGACCGCTAA
- a CDS encoding TetR/AcrR family transcriptional regulator yields the protein MEPSRWWGDDRAILDDEEARRRLLEAAGRCIVRRGNAQIRMAEVADEAGVSRSTLYRYFPNRDEVLLGLMLARVDTALGELVASLRHPDDPVRSLPEMVLARVESVAGNALNEALFAAESTAVPAALQLGSEPTVELLLAHYGPLLQRWKEAGRLYADLDPRSIVQWLNATTLFLLTPAWRRRSVADKREFVEQFLVRALVPRIRH from the coding sequence ATGGAGCCGAGCCGGTGGTGGGGCGACGACCGCGCGATCCTCGACGACGAAGAGGCACGCAGGCGCCTCCTGGAGGCTGCGGGCCGCTGCATCGTGCGTCGCGGCAACGCCCAGATTCGCATGGCCGAAGTCGCCGACGAGGCCGGTGTCTCCCGCTCGACGCTGTACCGCTACTTCCCCAATCGCGACGAGGTCCTACTGGGTCTGATGTTGGCCCGGGTCGACACGGCGCTGGGCGAGTTGGTCGCCTCGCTGCGTCACCCCGACGACCCGGTGCGCTCGTTGCCCGAGATGGTGCTGGCCCGGGTGGAGTCGGTGGCGGGCAACGCCTTGAACGAGGCGCTGTTCGCCGCCGAGAGCACCGCGGTACCCGCGGCGCTACAGCTGGGGTCGGAACCGACGGTCGAGTTGTTATTGGCACACTATGGGCCGCTGTTGCAGCGATGGAAGGAGGCGGGCAGGCTCTACGCCGACCTCGACCCCCGCTCGATCGTCCAGTGGCTGAACGCGACGACGTTGTTCCTGCTGACACCGGCGTGGCGGCGTCGCTCCGTCGCCGACAAACGCGAATTCGTCGAGCAGTTTCTGGTGCGGGCCCTGGTGCCACGGATCAGACATTAG
- a CDS encoding TetR/AcrR family transcriptional regulator yields the protein MPDHADPPNRLELRKQRTRAALIKAAQRLIAEGKINVPVLEITRIADVGMGSFYNHFDSKEQLFEAAVADVLDAHGAMLDRITTSIRDPAETFAASFRLTGRLFRQRPQESEILLAHGPALLSSERGLAPRALRDIKAGVDAGRFHLDDPELALAMAGGALLGLGKLLRDDPVRDDAHAADIVTENVLRLFGLDADEAHAICRRPLPEAAFAAI from the coding sequence ATGCCCGACCACGCCGACCCACCCAATCGCTTGGAGCTGCGCAAGCAGCGCACCCGTGCGGCGCTGATCAAGGCCGCGCAACGGTTGATCGCCGAGGGGAAAATCAACGTGCCGGTGCTGGAGATCACCCGGATCGCCGACGTCGGGATGGGTTCCTTCTACAACCACTTCGATAGCAAGGAGCAGTTGTTCGAGGCCGCGGTGGCCGACGTGCTCGATGCCCACGGGGCGATGCTGGACCGGATCACCACATCGATCCGAGATCCGGCCGAAACGTTCGCCGCGAGTTTCCGGCTGACCGGCCGGTTGTTTCGTCAGCGCCCGCAGGAGAGCGAGATTCTATTGGCGCACGGACCGGCACTGCTTTCGTCCGAACGCGGCCTGGCTCCCCGCGCGCTGCGTGATATCAAGGCCGGAGTTGACGCCGGCAGGTTCCACCTCGATGACCCGGAGCTGGCCCTGGCCATGGCCGGCGGCGCGCTGTTGGGACTTGGGAAGCTGCTGCGTGATGACCCGGTTCGCGACGACGCACACGCCGCCGACATCGTCACCGAAAACGTGCTGCGTCTGTTCGGGCTCGACGCGGACGAGGCGCATGCGATCTGCCGGCGTCCGCTACCCGAAGCTGCGTTCGCCGCGATTTAA
- a CDS encoding NAD-dependent epimerase/dehydratase family protein produces the protein MTGEKKLVIGASGFLGSHVTRQLVASAADVRVMLRRTSSTKGIDDLEAQRCYGDVFDDDALRAAMAGCDVVYYCVVDARMWLRDPAPLFRTNVEGLRHVLDAALEANLTKFVFTSTAGTLAISDSRAVTEEDPHNWDQGGAYIEARVAAENMVLSYARHKGLPAVAMCIPTTYGPGDWAPTPHGLMLSLVANGKFPFYLDYSSEVVGIEDAAKAMLLGAEHGRSGERYIVSDRYMSVRELHEIAATAVGRRPPRIGIPMSVLRWSSWVNDVLARLLGRDLPFAYAGMRMAELMSRLDHSKAERELGWTPEPVEDSIRKAAVFFASRN, from the coding sequence ATTACTGGCGAGAAGAAACTGGTGATCGGAGCCAGCGGATTTCTGGGATCCCATGTCACACGTCAGCTCGTCGCTTCGGCTGCCGACGTGCGAGTGATGTTGCGCCGCACCAGTTCTACCAAGGGCATCGACGACCTCGAGGCTCAGCGCTGCTACGGGGATGTCTTCGATGACGATGCGTTACGCGCGGCGATGGCCGGCTGCGACGTCGTCTATTACTGCGTTGTCGATGCCCGGATGTGGCTGCGTGACCCGGCACCGTTGTTCCGGACGAATGTGGAAGGTCTGCGCCACGTACTGGACGCGGCTCTTGAGGCCAACCTGACGAAGTTTGTGTTCACCAGCACCGCTGGCACTTTAGCGATCAGCGACAGCCGTGCGGTCACCGAGGAAGATCCGCACAACTGGGACCAGGGCGGTGCTTACATCGAGGCGCGGGTCGCGGCCGAGAACATGGTGCTGTCGTACGCGCGGCACAAAGGGCTGCCGGCGGTCGCGATGTGCATACCCACGACTTACGGTCCGGGCGATTGGGCGCCCACTCCGCACGGCTTGATGCTTTCACTTGTCGCCAACGGCAAGTTCCCGTTCTATCTGGACTATTCGTCCGAGGTGGTGGGCATCGAAGACGCCGCCAAGGCGATGCTGCTGGGCGCTGAACACGGGCGAAGCGGCGAACGCTACATCGTCTCGGATAGGTACATGAGCGTCCGCGAGTTGCACGAGATCGCCGCTACCGCCGTCGGCAGGCGGCCACCGCGCATCGGCATCCCGATGTCGGTGCTGCGCTGGAGTTCGTGGGTCAACGACGTGTTGGCGCGGCTGTTGGGCCGCGACCTGCCTTTCGCTTACGCCGGAATGCGGATGGCGGAGCTGATGTCGCGCCTGGACCACAGCAAGGCCGAGCGTGAACTCGGATGGACACCCGAACCTGTCGAGGACTCGATCCGCAAAGCCGCGGTCTTCTTCGCTTCGCGGAACTAG
- a CDS encoding acyltransferase family protein, translating into MADTNTARPTRNLAVDFYRVSGVILIVLGHWLAGSVTYQDGHFGRENPLVDLPWTQWLTWIFQAVPVFFLAAGYAGAVSWTHRRGTGGFSREVWLRHRLARVLGPTAVYVALVSIVVVVLVAYGIPGSVLEYAGWAVAMHLWFLAVYVVVVSLTPIAIAAQSRWGLWVPGVLAVAVAVFDFATIVGHVAYIGWLNYFLCWGALYQLGIAWRCGLLTVRRSVLLAAASAVALALLIWLGHYPVSMIGVPGQAVQNTTPPTVAMLAFACAQAGLVVTLAPALNRALRAGFVKRVLSIANNNVMALYLWHMVPVVIVAIIAYPAGLLPQPLEGTGAWWLVRLEWIVILSLVTAVEIALLWWQRRLFAVPLPMLGVPLTARWGEVVMLAGAVMASFSLHIFAYAGFAPNGHLPWVNVLVFAVGVTLVALRPKQLSPRLADPARPSG; encoded by the coding sequence ATGGCCGACACAAACACCGCACGACCTACCCGCAATCTGGCGGTGGACTTCTACCGCGTATCGGGCGTAATCCTCATTGTGCTGGGTCATTGGCTAGCCGGATCGGTCACCTATCAAGACGGACATTTCGGGCGGGAGAACCCGCTGGTCGACCTGCCCTGGACACAGTGGCTGACCTGGATTTTCCAGGCGGTTCCGGTGTTCTTCCTGGCGGCCGGCTACGCCGGCGCAGTGTCATGGACGCATCGGCGCGGCACCGGCGGTTTCTCGCGAGAGGTCTGGCTCCGGCATCGACTGGCCCGGGTACTGGGACCGACGGCGGTCTACGTCGCCCTGGTGTCGATCGTTGTGGTGGTTCTCGTAGCCTATGGCATTCCCGGCTCGGTGCTGGAATACGCGGGTTGGGCGGTGGCGATGCACTTGTGGTTCCTCGCCGTCTACGTAGTGGTGGTGTCGCTGACGCCGATTGCGATTGCCGCACAAAGCCGTTGGGGCCTTTGGGTGCCGGGCGTCTTGGCGGTCGCGGTCGCCGTATTCGACTTCGCCACGATCGTCGGCCACGTGGCTTACATCGGCTGGCTGAATTACTTTCTGTGCTGGGGGGCGCTCTACCAGCTCGGAATCGCTTGGCGCTGTGGGTTATTGACTGTTCGCAGATCGGTGCTGCTCGCGGCCGCCTCGGCGGTCGCGCTCGCGCTGCTGATCTGGCTGGGACACTACCCCGTCAGCATGATCGGCGTCCCCGGTCAAGCGGTGCAGAATACGACGCCACCCACCGTGGCGATGCTGGCCTTCGCGTGCGCGCAGGCCGGGTTGGTGGTGACACTCGCGCCCGCGCTCAACCGCGCCCTGCGTGCCGGGTTCGTCAAGCGGGTGCTTTCCATAGCGAACAACAATGTGATGGCCCTTTACCTCTGGCACATGGTGCCGGTCGTGATCGTCGCGATCATCGCCTACCCTGCAGGGCTCTTGCCGCAACCACTCGAGGGGACGGGGGCGTGGTGGCTGGTCCGGTTGGAGTGGATCGTCATCCTCAGTCTGGTGACTGCGGTCGAAATTGCGCTGCTGTGGTGGCAACGAAGGCTTTTCGCGGTGCCGCTGCCCATGCTCGGAGTACCGCTCACAGCGCGCTGGGGCGAAGTGGTCATGTTGGCCGGTGCCGTGATGGCCTCCTTCAGCTTGCACATTTTCGCCTATGCGGGCTTCGCGCCGAACGGGCACCTTCCGTGGGTGAACGTGCTGGTATTCGCTGTCGGGGTGACACTGGTCGCGCTTCGCCCAAAACAGCTGAGCCCACGGCTCGCCGATCCCGCACGACCGTCCGGTTGA
- a CDS encoding DUF7064 domain-containing protein codes for MGYSAADEAFTHQLPTTFDQVHDPDPTWSDRCYFFAASPDGALLLASGYGNNPNTGTGLGYVKVSLADGRHWDLLAGRPISGSGRDDLSAGPMRWTCVEPLKKWRLDVQPNDSGITWELYYEPTAPMWELLPMKVRDKDGRMLADMYHMKEPGRWTGWVQIDGERTSVDGFRGGRDRTFGVRVSDKIDFWLWLDAGFENRAIEAWIIESSDGTVNYVDGGITHNDGTLSKRFVKIEHDVEFDGDNKRPARALLVFTDEDGKTYRVAADTVHQDVNAYYGLPMAHCQYQDLGGGGYFIHFEWNSNDSAQLSETEGKSMALDQLMRFELDGDTGWGIFELLMGGQGYARYPNWAAMDMSAFTQDRTPVERLSEDGVRQ; via the coding sequence ATGGGTTACAGCGCCGCCGACGAGGCATTCACCCATCAGCTGCCAACGACGTTCGATCAAGTGCACGATCCGGATCCGACGTGGTCGGATCGCTGCTACTTTTTCGCCGCCTCGCCGGACGGCGCCCTGCTGCTGGCCAGCGGCTACGGCAACAACCCGAACACCGGCACCGGGTTGGGATACGTCAAGGTCAGCCTTGCCGACGGACGCCACTGGGATCTGCTGGCCGGCCGGCCGATTAGCGGCTCAGGTCGTGACGACCTGAGCGCCGGGCCGATGCGCTGGACCTGTGTCGAACCCTTGAAGAAGTGGCGTCTCGACGTGCAGCCCAACGATTCAGGCATCACGTGGGAGCTCTACTACGAGCCGACCGCCCCGATGTGGGAGCTGTTGCCGATGAAGGTGCGCGACAAGGACGGCCGGATGCTGGCCGACATGTATCACATGAAGGAGCCGGGCCGGTGGACCGGTTGGGTGCAGATCGACGGCGAACGGACCAGCGTCGATGGGTTCCGCGGCGGCCGAGACCGCACCTTCGGTGTACGGGTATCCGACAAGATCGACTTCTGGCTCTGGTTAGACGCCGGCTTCGAAAACCGCGCGATCGAAGCCTGGATCATCGAATCATCGGATGGCACCGTCAATTACGTAGACGGTGGCATCACCCACAATGACGGCACGCTGTCGAAGCGTTTTGTGAAGATCGAGCACGACGTCGAATTCGACGGCGATAACAAACGGCCTGCCCGGGCGCTCCTGGTCTTCACCGACGAGGACGGCAAGACCTACCGGGTCGCCGCCGATACTGTCCACCAGGACGTCAACGCCTATTACGGACTACCGATGGCGCACTGTCAGTATCAGGACCTGGGCGGTGGCGGCTACTTCATCCACTTCGAGTGGAACAGCAACGATTCCGCGCAACTCAGCGAGACCGAGGGCAAATCCATGGCGCTGGATCAGTTGATGCGCTTCGAACTCGACGGCGACACTGGTTGGGGCATCTTCGAGTTACTGATGGGTGGTCAGGGCTATGCCCGCTACCCGAACTGGGCCGCGATGGACATGTCGGCCTTCACGCAGGACCGGACGCCGGTTGAACGGCTGTCGGAGGACGGGGTTCGCCAATGA
- a CDS encoding acyl-CoA dehydrogenase family protein, with product MRNTMAWDFETDPEFAEKLSWMRDFIDSEVIPLEPILAEISAEQWQPVKRHLQDKVKAQGLWGLFLDPGLGGAGLGQLKLALMSEIIGRCMVSMELFGVQAPDSGNMELLAHGATEAQKQRWLYPNLKGEISSAFALTEPFLAGADPTVIGTTATLDGDDWIINGHKWFTTNASCADIILVVAETDPAGRPHRHASIFAVPAGTPGLNIVRDIPTMAHPAPEFGRRGNHAEVVFTDCRVPADHLIGARGGGFVLAQQRLGGGRIHHSMRWLGQAQRALDIMGERAVSRRSHGRLLGEHQMVQDYIALSHTEIQAARLLTFQTAWKMDRLGAGEVRAELGMIKAHVSKVVLAVLDRTIQVCGALGYSGDLPVESWYRMTRFGSIGDGPDELHKSVLARHVLKKYRPVQGWPTDHLPSRRPAAEQKWQALREEAGVA from the coding sequence GTGAGGAACACGATGGCGTGGGATTTCGAGACGGATCCAGAGTTCGCGGAAAAGCTTTCGTGGATGCGCGATTTCATCGACTCCGAGGTCATCCCGCTGGAACCCATCCTGGCGGAGATCTCGGCCGAGCAGTGGCAGCCGGTCAAGCGCCACCTGCAGGACAAGGTCAAGGCCCAAGGGTTGTGGGGCTTGTTCCTCGATCCCGGCCTGGGCGGTGCGGGGCTGGGCCAGCTCAAACTCGCGCTGATGTCGGAGATCATCGGTCGGTGCATGGTGTCGATGGAGCTGTTCGGGGTTCAGGCGCCCGACAGCGGCAACATGGAGTTGCTCGCGCACGGCGCGACCGAGGCACAGAAGCAGCGCTGGTTATATCCCAACCTCAAGGGGGAGATATCCAGCGCGTTCGCACTGACCGAACCGTTCCTGGCCGGCGCCGACCCGACCGTCATCGGCACCACCGCCACACTCGACGGCGACGACTGGATCATCAACGGCCACAAGTGGTTTACCACCAATGCGTCCTGCGCTGACATCATCTTGGTGGTCGCGGAGACCGACCCTGCGGGCCGGCCACACCGGCACGCGTCGATATTCGCCGTTCCGGCGGGAACGCCGGGGCTGAATATCGTGCGCGATATCCCGACCATGGCTCATCCTGCCCCGGAGTTCGGCCGGCGTGGCAACCACGCCGAGGTGGTCTTTACCGACTGTCGTGTGCCCGCAGATCACCTGATCGGCGCGCGGGGCGGCGGTTTCGTGCTGGCACAACAACGACTTGGCGGCGGGCGTATCCATCACTCGATGCGCTGGCTCGGGCAGGCGCAGCGGGCCCTGGACATCATGGGTGAGCGCGCGGTCTCGCGACGTTCACACGGCCGACTGCTGGGCGAGCATCAGATGGTGCAAGATTATATTGCGCTGTCGCACACCGAGATTCAGGCAGCTCGGCTGCTGACATTCCAGACCGCCTGGAAAATGGACCGCTTGGGCGCGGGCGAAGTCCGCGCCGAACTGGGAATGATCAAGGCACACGTATCGAAGGTGGTGCTGGCCGTCCTCGACCGCACCATCCAAGTGTGTGGCGCGTTGGGATATTCCGGGGACCTGCCCGTCGAATCCTGGTATCGGATGACGCGGTTCGGATCGATCGGCGACGGGCCCGACGAACTGCACAAGTCGGTGCTGGCCCGGCACGTGCTCAAGAAGTACCGTCCGGTGCAGGGCTGGCCTACCGACCACCTTCCGTCACGCCGGCCGGCAGCGGAACAGAAGTGGCAGGCACTACGCGAGGAGGCGGGCGTCGCATGA
- a CDS encoding phosphotransferase, translating into MANPFEKALSVAGLATHLGRGVGRVTADAIVGSRAGLPRTVGDLNTAALSTVMGRNVGSIRVLASDAGTSSRARLVLTGDDVPESVFVKIAAQTAATRLMGELGRLGNTEVRFYSQLAPELSGVPVTYGTAFDTWTGRYLLVLEDLPESCVFPDTLHPLTTDQAGLIVELLATLHGTFWDRMRHNGGGPLGWLYTPSGDVTSLLTGPLMTTSMKRLGEQTTNEVDFPIDRGRFIAENYRAVAALIDTPPHTVMHGDAHPGNMYFRDGEAGLLDWQAVRRGHPSRELAYTLITSLTPEDRRSTQRELLDVYRQALAAAGGPELDREDLWLRYRQGSLYAYVAPLITAGMGGMQVEDIAMEGLRRGVAALDDLETVAALKGSL; encoded by the coding sequence ATGGCAAACCCCTTTGAAAAGGCGCTATCCGTTGCCGGCCTGGCGACTCATCTCGGCCGGGGCGTCGGCCGGGTGACGGCCGACGCCATCGTGGGCAGTCGGGCGGGACTACCCCGAACGGTCGGCGATCTCAACACCGCGGCGCTGTCCACTGTGATGGGCCGAAACGTCGGGTCGATCCGCGTCCTGGCCAGCGACGCGGGCACATCGTCACGGGCACGGCTGGTGCTGACCGGGGATGACGTACCCGAATCGGTATTCGTCAAGATTGCGGCGCAGACCGCGGCGACCCGGTTGATGGGCGAGCTGGGCCGGCTGGGCAATACCGAGGTGCGCTTCTACAGTCAGCTCGCCCCCGAACTCTCCGGAGTCCCGGTCACCTACGGCACGGCGTTCGACACCTGGACCGGTCGGTACCTACTTGTGCTGGAAGACCTTCCGGAGTCGTGCGTGTTTCCCGACACGCTGCACCCGCTGACCACCGACCAGGCCGGTCTCATCGTCGAGCTGCTGGCCACCCTGCACGGAACCTTCTGGGACCGCATGCGCCACAACGGAGGCGGACCGCTGGGGTGGCTCTACACGCCGTCGGGTGACGTCACGTCTCTGCTGACCGGGCCATTGATGACGACCTCGATGAAGCGACTCGGTGAGCAGACCACCAATGAGGTGGACTTCCCCATTGACAGGGGCCGATTCATCGCCGAGAACTACCGCGCGGTCGCCGCGTTGATCGACACTCCCCCGCATACGGTCATGCACGGCGACGCCCATCCGGGCAACATGTATTTCCGCGACGGCGAGGCGGGACTGTTGGATTGGCAGGCCGTGCGACGCGGACATCCGTCGCGCGAACTGGCTTACACCCTGATCACCAGTCTGACACCGGAAGACCGCCGTAGCACCCAGCGCGAGCTGCTCGATGTCTACCGGCAGGCACTGGCCGCGGCCGGCGGCCCCGAACTGGACCGCGAGGACCTCTGGCTGCGCTACCGCCAAGGCTCGCTCTATGCGTATGTCGCCCCGCTGATCACCGCGGGAATGGGCGGAATGCAGGTCGAAGACATCGCCATGGAAGGTCTGCGGCGCGGCGTCGCCGCCCTCGACGACTTGGAAACCGTTGCCGCGCTCAAGGGTTCGCTATAG
- a CDS encoding phosphotransferase family protein, producing MTPDGNVAERLTTWLRTQLPDAGDVRVEGLDRVNFGHSAEMMVLTIVTRNRAQDVVLRLRPKPPALLEPYDLTRQFAILRALQDTEVRVPDALWIEDSGNVLGRPFFVMERVGGDVYEMEAPDAAGETVVRMCESLAEQIAAIHSVDLQQTGLYALDDGDNHLQRELNHWATEMDRVKRGSLPALDRLCEALSKSAPPPCPRVTLVHGDAKPGNFAFTGGEVSAVFDWEMTTVGDPLTDIGWLELLWMQPVGITSHPGALDIDALLAHYETVSGITLQNRSWYRAFNAYKMAVICLIGAMLVDGGHSDDQKLVLAAYGTSMLTQIGLSELGIHEHLDDGPVLPREERIQQLQATAR from the coding sequence ATGACGCCGGATGGCAATGTCGCTGAGCGTTTGACCACCTGGCTGCGTACTCAACTGCCCGATGCCGGCGACGTCCGTGTCGAGGGCCTCGACCGGGTGAACTTCGGGCATTCCGCCGAGATGATGGTGTTGACCATCGTGACACGAAACCGAGCCCAAGATGTGGTGCTGCGGCTGCGGCCAAAACCGCCGGCGCTGCTGGAACCCTACGACCTCACGCGCCAATTCGCGATCCTGCGGGCGTTGCAGGACACCGAGGTTCGTGTTCCGGACGCGCTGTGGATCGAGGACAGCGGCAATGTGCTGGGACGGCCGTTCTTCGTGATGGAGCGGGTCGGCGGTGACGTCTACGAAATGGAAGCCCCCGACGCTGCCGGGGAGACGGTGGTGCGGATGTGTGAAAGCCTGGCCGAACAAATCGCGGCCATCCATTCCGTCGACCTCCAGCAGACCGGGCTTTATGCGCTCGATGACGGCGACAACCACCTGCAACGCGAACTCAACCATTGGGCAACCGAAATGGACCGGGTCAAGCGGGGTTCACTACCCGCGCTGGACCGGCTGTGTGAGGCGCTAAGCAAGAGCGCACCCCCGCCGTGCCCGAGAGTCACGTTGGTGCACGGCGACGCCAAACCGGGCAACTTCGCGTTCACCGGCGGCGAGGTCAGCGCGGTCTTCGACTGGGAGATGACGACCGTGGGCGACCCGCTCACCGACATCGGCTGGCTCGAATTGCTCTGGATGCAGCCCGTCGGCATTACCAGTCACCCCGGCGCGCTGGACATCGACGCCCTGCTTGCGCACTACGAAACGGTCAGTGGGATCACGCTGCAGAACCGCTCCTGGTATCGCGCGTTCAACGCGTACAAGATGGCGGTCATCTGTCTGATCGGCGCGATGCTCGTCGACGGCGGCCACAGCGACGATCAAAAACTCGTGCTTGCCGCGTACGGTACCTCGATGCTGACCCAGATCGGACTGTCCGAGTTGGGCATCCACGAGCACCTCGACGACGGTCCGGTTCTCCCGCGTGAGGAACGCATCCAGCAACTCCAGGCAACCGCCCGCTAG
- a CDS encoding zinc-dependent alcohol dehydrogenase family protein: MSIPDRQRAIIMTGPGEPVQTVEKPVADPGSGQVLVKVNASSLNFHDNVNLMGLLPGPWPRVPMTDGAGEVVAIGAQVDELRLGDRVMGAFHPGWHDGLPNPEAKHEVPGDNCDGWLQQYRVADVAGLVRTPAHLSDVEAATIPCAGVTAWSALVEANIGEGDVVVTQGTGGVSLFAVQLAQTRGATVILTSSSDDKLKVGSDLGATHLVNYRTTPDWETEVKRLTAGRGAKLVVDLGGPATLAQSLHAAAMGGTIAVIGVLTGFDMASIAVAEVMLNNLRVIGITVGSVRAHREMCEVVSKAGIRPQISHVFGWEQLDEALRVMRAGEHVGKIALTIP; the protein is encoded by the coding sequence ATGAGTATTCCGGACCGTCAGCGGGCCATCATCATGACCGGGCCCGGAGAACCCGTGCAGACCGTGGAGAAACCGGTGGCCGATCCCGGATCAGGGCAAGTGCTGGTCAAGGTCAATGCGTCGAGCCTCAACTTCCACGACAACGTGAATCTGATGGGCCTGCTGCCCGGGCCGTGGCCGCGAGTGCCGATGACCGACGGTGCCGGAGAAGTGGTGGCGATCGGGGCGCAAGTCGACGAGCTGCGGTTGGGTGACCGCGTCATGGGGGCGTTTCATCCGGGCTGGCACGACGGCCTGCCCAACCCGGAAGCCAAGCATGAAGTGCCCGGGGACAACTGCGACGGATGGCTTCAGCAATACCGTGTCGCCGATGTCGCAGGCCTGGTCCGCACGCCTGCGCACCTCAGCGATGTCGAAGCCGCGACCATTCCCTGTGCGGGCGTGACGGCGTGGAGCGCGTTGGTGGAAGCCAACATTGGCGAAGGCGACGTCGTGGTGACCCAGGGGACCGGAGGGGTGTCGCTGTTCGCCGTACAACTCGCCCAAACACGGGGCGCAACCGTGATCTTGACCTCTTCGTCCGACGACAAACTCAAGGTCGGATCGGATTTGGGGGCAACGCATCTCGTCAACTACCGAACCACTCCGGACTGGGAGACCGAGGTCAAGCGACTCACCGCCGGGCGCGGCGCCAAGCTGGTCGTCGATCTCGGTGGACCCGCGACGCTCGCGCAGTCGTTGCATGCGGCGGCGATGGGCGGCACGATCGCGGTGATCGGTGTGCTCACCGGATTCGACATGGCGTCCATCGCGGTCGCCGAGGTGATGCTGAATAATCTGCGCGTCATCGGGATCACGGTGGGCAGTGTGCGCGCTCACCGCGAGATGTGCGAGGTGGTGTCCAAGGCCGGCATCAGGCCGCAGATCAGCCACGTCTTCGGCTGGGAGCAGCTCGATGAGGCGCTTCGGGTGATGCGGGCCGGTGAGCATGTCGGCAAGATCGCGCTGACCATCCCGTGA